In the Haloferula helveola genome, one interval contains:
- a CDS encoding SIR2 family protein produces MKAEAPTPPHFEVVADAAKRGRIAVFLGAGVNYAQQPAGRSWRPEAEYLPTGRELSHYLAQASGFPSQLEVPECAGVPIPQNGVAAGAGNSCPIRHDFVKSVRGVLEADLAQVCQHIQTSARGKLNLPLELQRIFERDYAPTLVHDVLAKLPSKSERNRGSIFITTNYDTVMESALAAAGEPFDVVYYRAPTVANPVWLYHWRNAHEYYEARRLKTPAGVMRDETPITALAEYDGLPIGSDQQRGYPSIEPEDKARTLVVKIHGTVSPDGFESSSFVISQNDYIQFLRTVSTKTPFPTTLEDRLKEVHFLFVGYGLGDWNILAICQNLWARRGVPNLYNWAIQKDPSQADIDRWESASDGSATIDLFNQDGAEYAKQLNQYL; encoded by the coding sequence ATGAAAGCCGAGGCACCTACCCCCCCCCATTTTGAGGTTGTGGCAGATGCAGCCAAAAGAGGTCGTATTGCAGTATTCCTCGGTGCCGGAGTGAACTACGCGCAGCAACCCGCAGGAAGATCCTGGCGCCCTGAAGCTGAATACCTGCCTACGGGGAGAGAATTATCCCACTACCTTGCTCAAGCGTCAGGATTCCCTTCTCAGCTGGAGGTTCCGGAGTGCGCGGGCGTCCCCATTCCCCAGAATGGCGTAGCGGCGGGTGCTGGAAACTCGTGCCCGATCCGCCATGACTTTGTCAAGTCGGTCCGAGGTGTGCTGGAAGCGGACCTCGCTCAGGTATGTCAACACATCCAGACCAGTGCGAGAGGCAAGCTCAATCTCCCGTTAGAGCTCCAGCGAATTTTTGAGCGCGACTATGCGCCGACCTTGGTGCACGACGTGCTTGCAAAGTTGCCCTCGAAGTCAGAGCGCAACCGTGGATCGATCTTCATCACGACGAACTACGACACGGTTATGGAGTCCGCGTTGGCAGCGGCTGGAGAACCTTTCGACGTGGTTTACTATCGGGCACCAACAGTTGCCAACCCGGTGTGGTTGTATCACTGGAGAAACGCCCACGAGTATTATGAGGCCCGAAGATTGAAAACGCCTGCTGGAGTCATGCGCGATGAGACTCCTATTACCGCACTAGCTGAGTACGATGGGCTCCCCATCGGCTCGGATCAGCAACGCGGCTACCCTTCGATCGAACCCGAAGACAAAGCCCGGACTCTGGTAGTAAAAATACACGGGACCGTATCACCGGATGGCTTCGAGTCGTCGAGTTTTGTCATCAGTCAAAATGATTACATCCAGTTTCTGAGGACTGTCTCGACGAAGACACCGTTTCCCACCACGCTTGAGGATAGGTTAAAGGAGGTGCACTTCCTATTTGTCGGGTACGGACTCGGTGACTGGAACATACTGGCGATTTGCCAGAATCTCTGGGCCCGGCGAGGCGTTCCGAACCTATACAACTGGGCAATTCAGAAAGACCCTTCGCAAGCAGATATTGATCGGTGGGAATCTGCTTCGGACGGTTCTGCAACGATTGATTTGTTCAATCAGGATGGCGCCGAGTATGCCAAACAACTGAACCAGTATCTCTGA
- a CDS encoding DUF1552 domain-containing protein has translation MKSFHIHTGAALSRRTFLRGAGAVMGLPLLEAMTPAFSAPARTPQRFVGVSLYLGLHGPNLTPKGSGRDYTPSRYLRPLQDIRDDFTVVSGSSHPGVVGGHTAESSIFSACPNQRGATTRNTISLDQLMAKHLGHETRFPSLVLNTGTEKSPSYTENGAMIPAINDPRKLFASLFVDDSPQARKRKGELLQDGKSIMDIVGEEAKALEREVGSGDREKLDAWFTSVRELEQRLEMNESWVERPKPKVGKPPRPADPNNAADVKRAFLDIALLALKTDSTRFLTLHCTTNGVRSLDGVEENYHGLSHHGRDEDKLEQLTIVEQAMVNAWADFVRELKAHEQGRGRNLLDDTMVLLTSNLGNASSHDNKNLPVLFAGGSFEHGRHLAFNPKDNEPLPNLYLSALRSLGLQEERFATSTGELKGLVRKG, from the coding sequence ATGAAGTCCTTCCATATCCATACCGGTGCCGCCCTGTCGCGACGCACCTTCCTTCGCGGCGCGGGAGCCGTGATGGGCCTGCCTTTGCTGGAAGCCATGACGCCCGCGTTCTCCGCGCCCGCCCGCACCCCGCAGCGCTTCGTCGGAGTCAGCCTTTACCTCGGTCTGCACGGGCCGAATCTCACTCCGAAGGGATCCGGTCGCGACTACACGCCGTCGCGCTACCTGCGTCCGCTGCAGGACATCCGCGACGACTTCACCGTCGTCAGCGGTTCGTCGCACCCCGGCGTCGTCGGCGGCCACACCGCGGAAAGCAGTATCTTCTCGGCCTGTCCGAACCAGCGCGGTGCCACCACGCGCAACACGATCTCGCTCGACCAGCTCATGGCCAAGCACCTCGGCCACGAGACGCGCTTTCCTTCCTTGGTACTGAATACCGGCACCGAGAAGAGTCCGTCGTACACCGAGAACGGCGCGATGATCCCCGCGATCAACGATCCGCGGAAACTGTTCGCCAGCCTGTTCGTCGATGACTCGCCGCAGGCGCGGAAGCGCAAGGGCGAGCTGCTTCAGGACGGCAAGAGCATCATGGACATCGTCGGTGAGGAGGCCAAGGCGCTCGAGCGCGAGGTCGGCTCCGGCGACCGCGAGAAACTCGATGCCTGGTTCACCAGCGTGCGCGAGTTGGAGCAACGGCTTGAGATGAACGAGTCGTGGGTCGAACGCCCGAAGCCGAAAGTCGGCAAGCCGCCGCGTCCGGCGGACCCGAACAACGCGGCCGACGTGAAGCGGGCTTTCCTCGACATCGCCCTGCTCGCGCTGAAGACCGACTCGACCCGCTTCCTCACGCTGCACTGCACCACCAACGGCGTCCGCTCGCTCGATGGTGTGGAGGAAAACTACCACGGGCTCAGCCACCACGGCCGAGACGAGGACAAGCTCGAGCAACTGACGATCGTCGAGCAGGCGATGGTCAACGCCTGGGCCGACTTCGTCCGTGAGCTCAAGGCGCATGAGCAGGGAAGGGGGCGTAACCTGCTGGACGACACCATGGTTCTCCTCACCTCGAATCTCGGCAACGCGTCGTCGCACGACAACAAGAACCTGCCGGTGCTCTTCGCCGGCGGCAGCTTCGAGCACGGCCGCCACTTGGCCTTCAATCCGAAGGACAACGAGCCGCTCCCCAATCTCTACCTCAGCGCCCTCCGCAGCCTCGGCCTCCAGGAAGAACGCTTCGCCACCAGCACCGGCGAGCTGAAGGGGCTGGTGAGGAAGGGGTAG
- a CDS encoding DUF1592 domain-containing protein, whose product MPSTRSFALLFSLAAPVAVGEGLKKRVDPLLYEYCYDCHDEATTKAGLDLEALPFAPNDPANFALWQQVHDRVEHHEMPPKKKDQPTDKERRELVDYLKTDLLAADRAEIKEHGRVRGRRLTRVEYEHTLHDLLGIRIPLADQLPADESDHEFDNVAVGQQLSHFHLNQYLQAADIALEEAFGRLENGDEKWKRTYSPRELATVGRQGNYRGPEERDGKAWTWAMRLQFVGRMIGTNVPESGWYRITIKDVVGVNPGPDGAVWASLRTGACVSNEPMMYPVASVEATPQPRDHSYVAWMRKGHVLELRPNEGTNKFTNKGQKGGKLFYKGQDYRKDGIPGIGFGPITLERIYPGGSRGELLKKLLPGVPLKGDQPAVKDANFALSRLIRSFAERAFRRPVTEQQVAPYIELANAKLKETQQFAPALRAGYQAVLCSPRFLTFVETPGRLDDHALATRLSYFLWSSTPDAELRKLADAGRLREPGVLHGQVERLLSDPKAERFIEHFTDQWLNLREIDFTSPDPRRFGSFDPVVQDSMVLETRGFVRELLAKDLSVRNFIRSDFAFLNTRLQTHYGMKDVTVVPGKGLQKVPVKPGQRSGLVTQGSILKVTADGSVTSPVLRGVWIGERLLGLHIPPPPPNVGAIEPDIRGATSIRDQLEKHRSEASCASCHEKIDPQGFALESFDPTGQWRSRYGNSPKSAKVDPSGITPDGSTFKDIQGWKEIYHSRPEQLATAFAGHLLTYGTGAPVRFSDREAIAGILTETKKNGHGVRSLVHAIVRSEPFQHK is encoded by the coding sequence ATGCCTTCGACCCGATCTTTTGCCCTGCTTTTCTCGCTCGCCGCTCCTGTTGCGGTCGGAGAGGGATTGAAGAAGCGCGTCGATCCGCTCCTTTACGAATACTGCTACGATTGCCACGACGAGGCGACCACCAAGGCGGGCCTGGATTTGGAAGCATTGCCGTTCGCTCCGAACGATCCGGCCAACTTCGCCCTTTGGCAGCAGGTCCACGACCGGGTGGAGCATCACGAGATGCCGCCGAAGAAGAAGGACCAGCCGACCGACAAGGAACGGCGAGAGTTGGTCGACTACCTGAAGACCGATCTTCTCGCCGCCGACCGGGCGGAGATCAAGGAACACGGACGGGTGCGCGGTCGCCGGCTGACGCGGGTCGAGTACGAGCACACGCTTCACGATCTGCTCGGCATCCGCATTCCGCTGGCCGACCAGCTTCCGGCGGATGAGTCGGACCACGAATTCGACAACGTCGCGGTCGGTCAGCAACTCAGCCATTTCCACCTCAACCAGTATCTCCAGGCCGCCGACATCGCGCTCGAGGAAGCCTTCGGCCGTCTTGAGAACGGCGACGAGAAGTGGAAGCGGACTTACTCGCCGCGCGAGCTGGCGACGGTCGGGCGGCAAGGCAATTACCGCGGCCCCGAAGAACGCGACGGCAAGGCGTGGACTTGGGCGATGCGACTGCAGTTCGTCGGCCGCATGATCGGAACCAACGTGCCCGAGTCAGGCTGGTATCGGATCACGATCAAGGACGTGGTGGGGGTCAATCCGGGACCTGACGGTGCCGTGTGGGCGTCGCTGCGGACGGGTGCCTGTGTCTCGAACGAACCGATGATGTATCCGGTCGCAAGCGTCGAGGCGACGCCGCAACCACGGGATCACTCGTACGTCGCGTGGATGCGGAAGGGCCACGTCCTCGAGCTGCGGCCCAACGAGGGAACGAACAAGTTCACCAACAAGGGGCAGAAAGGCGGCAAGCTGTTCTACAAAGGACAGGACTACCGGAAGGACGGCATTCCCGGAATCGGCTTCGGGCCGATCACCTTGGAGAGGATTTATCCGGGTGGGTCACGCGGCGAGCTGTTGAAGAAGCTGCTGCCCGGTGTGCCGCTCAAGGGTGACCAGCCGGCAGTCAAAGATGCGAACTTCGCGCTGTCGCGCCTGATCAGGAGCTTTGCCGAGCGCGCGTTCCGACGCCCGGTCACCGAGCAGCAGGTTGCTCCTTACATTGAGCTGGCGAACGCGAAGCTCAAGGAGACCCAGCAATTCGCGCCGGCACTCCGCGCCGGATATCAGGCGGTCCTGTGTTCACCGCGTTTTCTTACTTTCGTGGAAACACCGGGGCGGCTTGACGATCACGCCCTCGCCACGCGGCTCAGCTATTTCCTGTGGTCGAGCACGCCCGATGCGGAGCTTCGTAAACTCGCCGATGCCGGTCGGCTCCGCGAACCCGGCGTGCTCCATGGCCAGGTTGAGCGCCTCTTGAGCGACCCGAAGGCCGAGCGATTCATCGAGCACTTCACCGACCAGTGGCTGAACCTGCGCGAGATCGATTTCACCTCACCGGATCCGCGACGCTTCGGCAGCTTCGATCCGGTGGTGCAGGACTCGATGGTTCTCGAGACACGGGGGTTTGTCCGCGAGTTGCTCGCGAAGGATCTCAGTGTGAGGAATTTCATCCGCTCGGACTTCGCGTTCCTGAACACGCGCCTGCAGACCCACTACGGGATGAAGGACGTCACGGTCGTGCCGGGCAAAGGACTCCAGAAGGTGCCGGTGAAGCCGGGGCAGCGCAGCGGCCTCGTCACTCAGGGATCGATCCTCAAGGTCACGGCCGATGGATCGGTGACCTCACCGGTGCTGCGCGGCGTGTGGATCGGCGAGCGACTCCTCGGTCTGCACATCCCGCCGCCGCCGCCGAACGTCGGCGCGATCGAACCGGACATCCGTGGCGCCACCAGCATCCGCGACCAACTGGAGAAGCACCGATCCGAAGCATCCTGCGCCAGCTGCCACGAGAAGATCGATCCGCAGGGCTTCGCGCTCGAGAGTTTCGATCCGACCGGCCAGTGGCGGAGCCGCTACGGAAACTCGCCGAAATCCGCGAAGGTCGACCCGAGCGGCATCACGCCGGATGGAAGTACCTTCAAGGACATCCAAGGCTGGAAGGAAATCTACCACAGCCGCCCGGAGCAACTCGCCACCGCCTTCGCCGGCCACTTGCTTACCTACGGAACCGGTGCTCCAGTGCGGTTCAGCGACCGCGAGGCGATCGCCGGGATCCTGACCGAAACGAAAAAGAACGGCCACGGCGTCCGTTCCCTTGTTCACGCGATCGTCCGCAGCGAGCCCTTCCAACACAAGTGA
- a CDS encoding VCBS repeat-containing protein has product MRVLCPFIVIAVALSARGNAEIPPAAFRAQTLDAELGIGYGLSVADIDGDGKLDIVLVDAKETVWYRNPEWTKHRMTGHLTRRDHVCVAACDIDDDNKAEVAVGAEWNPGDTKNSGAVFTLTAPGDPTKEWTAQKQHHEPTVHRMHWVNDASGCYLAVLPLHGCDNVNAEGDGILFLGYEPAADPAAKWSTFLLNDSFHLAHNFDVVSWTKGAGDSMLVASKEGVSLVRGREGKGTLRLTTKGAGEVRLGELEEGRRFIAAVEPFHGNSVVVYPSPAEGQAWDSGRVVVDDSLAEGHALACADLLGLGYDQVVAGWRKPNAEKKVGIRLYVPDSHDGTSWKRHAVIDDNTMACEDLKVADLNSDGKPDIIAAGRATRNLVVYWNERD; this is encoded by the coding sequence ATGAGAGTATTGTGCCCGTTCATCGTCATTGCGGTTGCCCTGAGTGCTCGGGGGAACGCCGAAATCCCTCCAGCCGCGTTCCGGGCTCAGACGCTCGATGCCGAACTCGGCATCGGCTACGGCTTGTCCGTCGCCGACATCGATGGCGACGGGAAACTGGACATCGTGCTGGTGGATGCGAAGGAGACCGTTTGGTACCGCAATCCCGAGTGGACGAAGCACCGCATGACGGGCCATCTGACCCGGCGTGACCACGTTTGCGTCGCGGCGTGCGACATCGACGATGACAACAAGGCCGAAGTGGCGGTTGGCGCGGAGTGGAATCCGGGTGACACGAAGAACAGCGGCGCTGTTTTCACTCTGACCGCTCCTGGCGATCCGACGAAAGAATGGACGGCTCAGAAACAGCATCACGAGCCGACCGTCCACCGCATGCACTGGGTGAACGATGCGAGTGGTTGCTACCTCGCGGTCCTTCCGCTCCACGGTTGCGACAACGTCAATGCGGAGGGTGATGGGATCCTGTTCCTCGGATACGAGCCGGCGGCGGATCCCGCGGCGAAGTGGTCGACCTTCCTGCTCAACGACAGCTTCCACCTCGCTCACAACTTCGACGTGGTGAGTTGGACGAAAGGAGCGGGTGACTCGATGCTCGTCGCCAGCAAGGAGGGCGTGAGTCTTGTTCGAGGTCGCGAAGGCAAGGGAACCCTCCGGTTGACGACGAAGGGAGCGGGCGAGGTCCGGCTCGGCGAGCTGGAAGAGGGGCGCCGTTTCATCGCGGCCGTGGAGCCGTTCCACGGAAACTCCGTCGTGGTCTATCCGAGCCCGGCCGAGGGGCAGGCATGGGATTCGGGCAGGGTGGTGGTCGACGACTCACTGGCCGAAGGTCACGCGCTGGCTTGCGCGGACCTTCTCGGGCTGGGTTACGATCAGGTGGTTGCTGGCTGGAGGAAACCGAACGCCGAGAAGAAGGTGGGCATCCGTCTCTATGTCCCGGACTCGCACGACGGCACCTCGTGGAAGCGGCATGCCGTGATCGATGACAACACGATGGCCTGCGAGGACCTCAAGGTCGCCGACCTGAATTCCGACGGCAAGCCGGACATCATCGCGGCGGGCCGGGCGACCCGGAATCTCGTTGTTTACTGGAACGAGCGGGACTGA
- a CDS encoding phosphotransferase enzyme family protein, whose amino-acid sequence MKPFADLTSRGQVLRLRPVAESILRAFDLEGARFSKVRHWQNTTFRVDVPALSRPWKLDDPFVPGRFLLRISRPHERTTAQVAGEVAWLDALSAEGRLTVPKPLHTPVGDSCVEVSNAEHDGLDGGHAATRAGVMLHWMPGRMAKRKGRTLKHMRMVGNSMALLHDHSCRWREGLSFDRPNWNCDAIMGHNSAIGIEPDVWDELPADEHELHAECEERLRAAVKALGHAPEVHGIIHADLHFANVLFTGGEARPIDFDDCGQGHYLYDMASTLMGFDAEPGQSEWREAFVEGYRQNRPLDDDQLTFLDTFIAARESTLILWCRSSARTREAFRKALPAWRERALPEIRRRLDA is encoded by the coding sequence ATGAAGCCATTCGCCGATCTGACTTCCCGTGGCCAGGTGCTTCGTTTGAGGCCGGTGGCAGAGTCGATCTTGCGCGCCTTCGATTTGGAAGGAGCGCGTTTTTCGAAAGTCCGGCATTGGCAGAATACGACCTTCCGGGTGGATGTGCCGGCGCTGAGTCGTCCGTGGAAACTCGATGATCCTTTCGTACCGGGGCGTTTCCTCCTGCGGATCAGCCGGCCGCATGAGAGGACTACCGCCCAGGTCGCGGGCGAGGTGGCGTGGCTCGATGCCTTGAGCGCGGAAGGTCGCCTGACGGTTCCGAAGCCCTTGCACACTCCGGTCGGCGATTCGTGCGTGGAGGTGTCGAATGCCGAGCATGATGGACTCGATGGCGGTCATGCGGCGACGCGGGCCGGCGTGATGCTGCACTGGATGCCCGGCCGGATGGCGAAGCGGAAAGGCCGGACCCTGAAGCACATGCGAATGGTCGGGAACTCGATGGCGCTGCTGCACGATCATTCCTGCCGCTGGCGGGAAGGCTTGTCGTTTGATCGGCCGAATTGGAACTGCGACGCGATCATGGGCCACAATTCGGCCATCGGAATCGAGCCGGACGTTTGGGACGAGTTGCCCGCTGACGAACACGAGCTGCACGCCGAGTGTGAGGAACGGTTGCGTGCCGCGGTTAAGGCGCTTGGCCACGCTCCCGAGGTGCACGGGATCATCCACGCCGACCTGCATTTCGCCAACGTCCTGTTCACCGGTGGTGAGGCGCGGCCGATCGATTTCGATGACTGCGGTCAGGGTCACTATCTCTACGACATGGCTTCGACCCTGATGGGTTTCGACGCCGAACCCGGACAATCCGAGTGGCGGGAGGCATTCGTCGAAGGCTACCGGCAGAACCGTCCGCTCGATGACGATCAGCTCACCTTCCTCGACACCTTCATCGCCGCACGCGAGTCGACCCTGATCCTCTGGTGCCGCAGCAGCGCCCGGACCCGCGAGGCCTTCCGCAAGGCGCTTCCTGCATGGCGGGAGCGCGCGCTTCCGGAAATCCGGCGTCGGCTGGATGCCTGA